A stretch of Plesiomonas shigelloides DNA encodes these proteins:
- the murD gene encoding UDP-N-acetylmuramoyl-L-alanine--D-glutamate ligase, with protein MACYAGKNIVIIGLGSTGLSCVDFFMQQGVVPRVMDTRSQPAGQDRLPDGVELHTGSLNSEWLLAADLIVASPGIALARPELQAAIRAGVEVVGDIELFCRDACAPIVAITGSNGKSTVTSLVGEMARCAGLRVGVGGNIGIPALSLLNDDYDLYVLELSSFQLETTSSLHAKAATVLNVTEDHMDRYQGMDDYRAAKLRVYQGAKTCVVNAEDPLTLPQQPTAEVVSFAPSHGDYCLGEHLGETWLIAGGFPVMPVARMKLVGRHNQANALAALALADAAGISRHGSVLALENFTGLDHRFQLAHESAGVRWINDSKATNVGSTEAALNGLQVAGRLFLLLGGDGKGADFSSLQPLLQDSHIHLYCFGRDGAQLAALKEGAVLTDTMEQAMRLIQPQVTAGDMVLLSPACASLDQFKNFEVRGHEFTRLARELAG; from the coding sequence ATGGCGTGCTATGCGGGTAAAAATATCGTCATTATCGGGCTGGGGAGTACCGGCCTGTCCTGCGTGGATTTTTTCATGCAACAGGGTGTGGTGCCGCGGGTGATGGATACCCGCAGCCAACCGGCGGGGCAAGATCGCTTGCCTGACGGCGTTGAGCTGCATACCGGCAGTTTGAACAGTGAGTGGCTGCTGGCCGCCGATCTGATTGTGGCCAGCCCAGGGATTGCGCTGGCGCGCCCTGAACTGCAAGCGGCGATCCGCGCCGGTGTGGAAGTGGTGGGCGATATCGAACTGTTCTGCCGCGATGCCTGCGCGCCGATCGTAGCCATTACCGGCTCGAACGGTAAAAGTACTGTCACGAGCTTGGTGGGTGAGATGGCGCGCTGCGCCGGCTTGCGTGTCGGCGTGGGCGGTAACATCGGCATTCCGGCCCTGTCACTGCTGAATGATGACTATGACCTGTATGTGCTGGAGTTATCCAGTTTCCAGCTGGAAACGACCTCGAGCCTGCACGCCAAAGCCGCCACGGTGCTGAATGTCACCGAAGATCATATGGATCGCTATCAAGGTATGGACGACTACCGCGCGGCTAAATTGCGCGTCTATCAAGGCGCCAAGACGTGCGTGGTGAATGCCGAGGATCCGTTAACGCTGCCGCAGCAACCAACCGCAGAAGTCGTCAGCTTTGCGCCGTCGCACGGCGATTACTGTCTGGGTGAGCATTTGGGTGAGACCTGGCTGATTGCCGGCGGTTTCCCGGTCATGCCGGTGGCGCGTATGAAGCTGGTTGGCCGTCATAACCAGGCCAACGCCTTGGCGGCGCTGGCGCTTGCTGATGCCGCGGGTATTAGCCGTCATGGCTCTGTGTTGGCGCTGGAAAACTTTACTGGCTTGGATCATCGCTTCCAGTTGGCGCATGAGTCTGCCGGTGTGCGTTGGATTAATGACTCCAAAGCCACCAATGTAGGCAGTACTGAAGCGGCACTCAATGGCCTGCAAGTCGCTGGGCGTTTGTTCTTGCTGCTGGGCGGCGATGGTAAAGGCGCTGATTTCAGCTCACTACAACCGTTGCTGCAAGATAGTCATATCCACCTGTACTGCTTTGGCCGCGACGGCGCGCAATTGGCAGCGCTGAAAGAGGGCGCCGTGCTGACCGACACCATGGAGCAGGCGATGCGCCTGATTCAGCCGCAAGTGACGGCGGGTGACATGGTGCTGCTGTCACCGGCATGTGCCAGCTTGGATCAGTTCAAGAATTTCGAAGTACGTGGTCATGAGTTTACCCGTCTGGCTCGGGAGCTGGCGGGATGA
- a CDS encoding cell division protein FtsQ/DivIB, whose protein sequence is MAQASIISRTPEAAQRRRSSQRTVASFLGGLLFFLLVAGYGAKGLWSAIDWLQDGQRLPLSRLVITGQREFTTDDDIRRAILSMGPLGSFMTQDARSIQQQLMLMPWISQVSVRKEWPDVLRINLAEYVPVARWNDMQLVDNQGKSFSAPLDRMASRQLPLLYGPEGSEKEVLDAWHSMEKLMQENGFHLTMLALSPRHSWQAGLDGDIRLELGRGNRMERLKRFIELYPLLQQQTDKRISYVDLRYDTGLAVGWAPLLVPAPAQGGKANPVTTNQANTKSG, encoded by the coding sequence ATGGCGCAGGCTTCCATTATTTCGCGGACACCAGAGGCGGCGCAGCGGCGTCGCTCTTCACAGCGAACCGTCGCTTCGTTTTTGGGTGGTTTGTTGTTCTTTCTGCTGGTAGCCGGGTATGGTGCGAAGGGATTGTGGTCAGCCATTGATTGGTTACAAGACGGCCAGCGGTTACCGCTGTCACGGTTGGTGATCACCGGACAGCGTGAGTTTACCACCGACGATGATATCCGGCGCGCCATCTTATCCATGGGGCCGCTGGGCAGCTTTATGACGCAGGATGCGCGTAGCATCCAACAGCAATTGATGCTGATGCCGTGGATCTCTCAGGTGTCAGTACGTAAAGAATGGCCGGATGTTTTGCGGATTAATCTGGCCGAATATGTACCGGTTGCACGCTGGAATGATATGCAATTGGTTGATAATCAAGGTAAATCATTCAGTGCTCCTTTAGACCGTATGGCCAGCCGGCAATTGCCGCTGTTATACGGGCCGGAAGGCTCCGAAAAAGAAGTGTTGGATGCGTGGCACAGCATGGAAAAGCTCATGCAAGAGAATGGATTTCACCTTACAATGCTGGCATTGAGTCCGCGCCATTCCTGGCAGGCCGGGCTGGATGGCGATATCCGGCTGGAGCTAGGACGAGGCAACCGGATGGAGCGCCTTAAGCGGTTTATTGAGCTTTATCCGCTGCTGCAACAGCAAACGGATAAACGGATCAGTTATGTTGATTTGCGTTACGACACCGGTCTTGCGGTAGGTTGGGCACCGTTATTGGTTCCGGCACCGGCGCAGGGCGGTAAAGCAAATCCGGTAACAACAAATCAAGCGAATACTAAGTCAGGTTAA
- the mraY gene encoding phospho-N-acetylmuramoyl-pentapeptide-transferase, with protein sequence MLVWLAELLVKYYSGFHVFSYLTLRAIVSLLTALAIALWMGPHLIAWLQKLQIGQVVRNDGPESHFSKRGTPTMGGLMILTSISISVLLWANLSNPYVWCVLFVLLGYGAVGFVDDYRKVVRKNTKGLIARWKYFWQSVIALIVAFALYATGKDTAATQLVVPFFKDIMPQLGLLYILLTYFVVVGTSNAVNLTDGLDGLAIMPTVFVAAGLALVAWATGNVNFAEYLHIPYIRHSGELVVVCTAIVGAGLGFLWFNTYPAQVFMGDVGSLALGGALGIIAVLLRQEFLLLIMGGVFVMETLSVILQVGSFKLRGQRIFRMAPIHHHYELKGWPEPRVIVRFWIISLMLVLIGLATLKIR encoded by the coding sequence ATGTTAGTTTGGTTAGCGGAATTGCTGGTGAAGTATTACAGCGGATTCCATGTGTTTTCTTATCTTACCCTTCGCGCCATTGTCAGTTTGCTGACCGCCTTGGCCATTGCCTTGTGGATGGGGCCACACCTGATTGCGTGGCTGCAAAAATTGCAGATTGGCCAAGTGGTGCGTAACGACGGCCCGGAGTCGCATTTTAGTAAGCGCGGTACCCCGACCATGGGCGGTTTGATGATCCTGACCTCCATCAGCATTTCGGTGCTGCTGTGGGCCAATCTGAGCAACCCGTATGTGTGGTGTGTGCTGTTTGTCCTGCTGGGCTATGGCGCGGTGGGCTTTGTCGATGATTACCGCAAGGTAGTACGTAAGAACACCAAAGGGCTGATTGCTCGCTGGAAATACTTCTGGCAGTCGGTGATTGCGTTGATTGTGGCGTTTGCACTGTACGCGACCGGTAAAGATACCGCTGCTACTCAGCTAGTGGTGCCATTTTTCAAAGACATCATGCCGCAACTGGGCTTGCTGTACATCCTGCTGACGTACTTTGTGGTGGTGGGAACCAGTAACGCCGTTAACTTGACCGATGGTTTGGATGGCCTGGCCATCATGCCGACCGTGTTCGTGGCGGCGGGTTTAGCGCTGGTGGCTTGGGCGACCGGTAACGTGAATTTTGCCGAATACCTGCATATCCCGTATATCCGTCACAGTGGTGAGCTGGTGGTGGTATGTACCGCGATCGTGGGCGCCGGACTGGGCTTTTTGTGGTTCAACACCTACCCAGCCCAAGTTTTCATGGGCGATGTTGGCTCGTTGGCGCTGGGCGGGGCGCTCGGGATCATCGCTGTGTTGCTGCGCCAAGAGTTCCTGCTGCTGATCATGGGCGGCGTGTTTGTGATGGAAACCTTGTCAGTTATTTTGCAAGTGGGCTCGTTCAAATTGCGTGGCCAGCGGATTTTCCGCATGGCGCCAATTCATCACCACTATGAACTGAAAGGCTGGCCGGAGCCGCGAGTGATCGTGCGCTTTTGGATCATCTCGCTGATGCTGGTTCTGATTGGACTGGCTACCTTGAAAATTCGCTAA
- the murG gene encoding undecaprenyldiphospho-muramoylpentapeptide beta-N-acetylglucosaminyltransferase: MKAKRLLVMAGGTGGHVFPGLAVAHQLMEQGWQVRWLGTADRMEADLVPKHGIEIDFIQISGLRGKGWRAQLGAPLRIWRAIRQARQIMRDYQPDVVLGMGGYVSGPGGVAAWLQGIPVVLHEQNAIAGLTNRWLSRIAAKVLQAFPGAFAKAPVVGNPVRQDVLALPEPAQRMKERSGPLRVLVVGGSQGARVLNRTLPAVAAALGDQITLWHQVGKGALPEVEQAYQAAGATGHKITEFIDDMADAYQWADVVICRSGALTVSELAAAGVPAIFVPFQHKDRQQYLNGLTLEKAGAAYIIEQDQLTAERLEAQLLLLNRPQLLAMAQHARAAAIPDATDRVAAVIQALADKRT; the protein is encoded by the coding sequence ATGAAGGCGAAGCGTTTGCTGGTGATGGCCGGTGGTACTGGAGGACACGTGTTCCCGGGGCTGGCCGTAGCACATCAGCTGATGGAACAGGGTTGGCAGGTACGCTGGCTGGGCACGGCGGATCGTATGGAAGCGGATCTGGTGCCAAAACACGGCATCGAAATCGACTTTATCCAGATCTCCGGTTTACGCGGTAAAGGCTGGCGTGCTCAGTTGGGCGCGCCGCTGCGCATTTGGCGTGCGATTCGCCAAGCGCGCCAGATTATGCGCGATTACCAGCCGGATGTGGTGTTGGGCATGGGTGGTTATGTCTCTGGCCCTGGCGGCGTTGCCGCTTGGCTGCAAGGCATTCCGGTGGTACTGCATGAGCAAAATGCCATTGCCGGCCTGACTAACCGCTGGTTATCACGTATTGCCGCCAAAGTGCTGCAAGCCTTCCCGGGCGCGTTTGCCAAGGCCCCGGTGGTTGGCAATCCGGTACGCCAAGATGTGCTGGCGTTACCTGAGCCAGCGCAGCGTATGAAAGAGCGTAGCGGGCCGCTGCGCGTATTGGTTGTGGGTGGCAGTCAAGGGGCGCGTGTCTTAAACCGCACCCTGCCTGCGGTGGCCGCCGCGCTGGGTGACCAAATCACCTTGTGGCATCAAGTCGGCAAAGGTGCGTTACCGGAAGTGGAGCAGGCTTATCAGGCTGCGGGCGCTACCGGGCACAAGATCACTGAATTTATTGATGACATGGCGGATGCCTATCAGTGGGCGGATGTCGTCATTTGCCGCTCCGGTGCTCTGACCGTGTCTGAACTGGCCGCCGCTGGGGTTCCAGCGATTTTTGTTCCCTTCCAGCATAAAGACCGTCAGCAATACCTGAATGGTTTAACGCTGGAGAAGGCCGGAGCCGCTTACATTATTGAACAAGACCAGCTGACGGCGGAACGTCTGGAAGCGCAACTGTTGCTGTTAAACCGGCCGCAGTTACTGGCCATGGCGCAGCATGCGCGAGCCGCGGCGATTCCAGATGCAACTGATCGGGTTGCCGCTGTTATTCAAGCGCTGGCAGACAAGAGAACATGA
- a CDS encoding D-alanine--D-alanine ligase: MTEKVAVLLGGTSAEREVSLNSGAAVVAGLREAGFDAHPIDTREISVADLPAQGFSRAFIALHGRGGEDGSMQGMLEQIGLPYTGSGVLASALAMDKMRTKLIWQALGLPLAAYETVTFGQLEDARLTAIIARLGLPLMVKPSLEGSSVGMSKVTRAEELRPALEKAFEHDSTVLVEQWLSGPEYTVAIVGDQVLPSIRIQAAGTFYDYQAKYLSDETGYFCPSGLNAEQEQQIAALAKTAYDALGCRGWGRVDVMMDGQGEFKLLEVNTAPGMTSHSLVPMAARQAGMSFSQLVAKIIGLAV, from the coding sequence ATGACTGAGAAAGTCGCAGTATTGCTGGGCGGAACCTCCGCGGAACGTGAAGTCTCCCTGAACTCAGGTGCTGCCGTTGTGGCAGGTCTGCGTGAAGCCGGCTTTGATGCTCATCCGATTGATACCCGGGAGATCAGCGTCGCTGATTTGCCGGCACAGGGATTTAGCCGCGCGTTTATCGCTCTGCACGGTCGAGGTGGTGAAGATGGCTCCATGCAGGGGATGCTGGAGCAAATTGGTTTGCCATACACCGGGAGTGGTGTACTGGCCTCGGCGCTGGCGATGGATAAGATGCGTACCAAGCTGATCTGGCAAGCGCTGGGCCTGCCGTTGGCCGCGTATGAAACTGTCACATTTGGCCAGTTGGAGGATGCGCGTCTCACCGCTATAATCGCGCGCCTTGGGTTGCCGCTGATGGTCAAACCCTCTCTGGAAGGCTCCAGTGTGGGCATGAGCAAAGTGACCCGCGCCGAAGAGCTGCGTCCGGCGCTGGAAAAAGCGTTTGAGCATGACAGCACCGTGTTGGTTGAGCAGTGGCTGAGTGGTCCTGAGTATACTGTTGCGATTGTCGGCGATCAGGTGTTGCCATCCATCCGTATTCAAGCCGCCGGCACCTTTTATGACTATCAGGCCAAATACCTGTCCGATGAGACCGGTTATTTCTGCCCGAGCGGTCTGAATGCCGAGCAAGAGCAACAGATCGCGGCACTGGCGAAAACCGCCTATGACGCACTGGGTTGCCGTGGCTGGGGCCGCGTAGATGTGATGATGGATGGTCAGGGCGAATTCAAACTGCTGGAAGTGAATACCGCACCGGGCATGACCAGTCACAGCTTAGTACCGATGGCGGCACGTCAGGCTGGGATGAGCTTTTCGCAATTAGTGGCTAAAATTATCGGACTGGCTGTCTAA
- the ftsW gene encoding cell division protein FtsW gives MRGFNLFGRLSNWVTGTWENDDPGVQLYDRTLFWLAIGLAVIGFIMVTSASMPVGQRLADDPFLFAKRHLLYLVLAFGLALVTLRIPMSMWQQLGVPLLLLSIAMLIVVLGVGSSVNGASRWLALGPIRIQPAELTKLSLFCYLSGYLVRKGDEVRGSRIGFLKPMGVMLLLAMLLLLQPDLGTVVVLFVTTLGMLFLAGAPLWQFIALIITGIMAVVVLILAEPYRIRRVTSFLDPWQDPYGSGYQLSQSLMAFGRGDFWGQGLGNSIQKLEYLPEAHTDFVFSIIGEELGYVGVVLILLMVFLLAFRALAIGRRALEAELRFSGFLACAIGIWFSFQALVNVGAAAGMLPTKGLTLPLISYGGSSLLIMSTAVVILLRIDHETRLAKAQAHVRGSR, from the coding sequence ATGAGAGGCTTTAACCTGTTCGGTCGCTTGAGTAACTGGGTGACCGGAACATGGGAAAACGATGATCCGGGCGTACAGCTGTATGACCGGACGCTGTTTTGGCTGGCGATTGGCTTGGCGGTGATCGGTTTTATCATGGTGACCTCGGCATCGATGCCGGTGGGGCAGCGCTTGGCTGACGACCCGTTTTTGTTCGCCAAACGTCATTTGCTGTATCTGGTGTTAGCCTTCGGCTTGGCGCTGGTCACCTTGCGTATACCGATGAGCATGTGGCAGCAGCTGGGGGTTCCACTCTTGCTGCTGTCGATTGCCATGCTGATCGTGGTACTGGGGGTGGGGAGCTCGGTTAACGGGGCATCGCGCTGGCTGGCGCTGGGTCCGATCCGTATTCAGCCGGCGGAGCTGACGAAGCTGTCGCTATTCTGTTACCTGTCTGGTTATCTGGTGCGTAAAGGCGATGAGGTGCGCGGCAGCCGTATCGGGTTCTTAAAACCGATGGGCGTGATGCTGCTGCTGGCCATGCTGCTGCTGTTACAGCCTGACTTAGGTACCGTAGTGGTGCTGTTCGTGACTACCCTAGGCATGCTGTTTTTGGCCGGTGCACCGCTGTGGCAGTTCATTGCCTTGATTATCACCGGCATCATGGCGGTGGTAGTGCTGATTTTGGCTGAGCCATACCGAATTCGACGCGTTACCTCCTTCCTCGACCCGTGGCAAGATCCGTATGGCAGTGGCTATCAGCTTAGCCAGTCATTGATGGCGTTTGGCCGCGGTGATTTTTGGGGACAGGGGCTCGGTAACTCGATTCAGAAGTTGGAGTACTTACCAGAAGCGCATACTGACTTTGTTTTTTCGATTATCGGCGAAGAACTCGGTTATGTCGGTGTGGTTCTCATCCTGTTAATGGTATTCTTGCTCGCTTTCCGTGCGTTGGCCATTGGCCGGCGTGCATTAGAAGCCGAACTGCGTTTTTCCGGCTTTTTGGCCTGTGCCATCGGGATCTGGTTTAGCTTTCAGGCGTTGGTTAACGTCGGGGCGGCCGCCGGTATGCTGCCGACCAAAGGGCTGACGCTGCCGTTGATCAGTTACGGCGGCTCCAGTTTGCTGATTATGTCCACCGCAGTGGTAATTTTATTGCGCATTGACCATGAGACTCGTCTGGCCAAGGCGCAGGCACATGTAAGAGGAAGCCGATGA
- the ftsA gene encoding cell division protein FtsA, translating into MTKATDRKLVVGLEIGTFKVSALVGEVLPDGMLNIIGVGSSTSRGMDKGGVNDLESVVKSVQRAVDQAELMADCQISSVYLALSGKHISCQNEMGIVPISDEEVSQDDVDNVIHTAKSVKTKEEHRILHVIPQEYAIDYQEGIKNPVGLSGVRMQAKVHLITCHNDMAKNIVKAVERCGLKVDQLIFAGLASSYAVLTEDERELGVCVVDIGGGTMDIAVYTGGALRHTKVIPYAGNVVTSDIAYAFGTPPTDAEAIKVRYGCALGSLVSREETVEVPSVGGRPPRSLQRQTLAEVIEPRYSELLNLVNEELQELQEQLRQQGVKHHLAAGIVLTGGAAQMEGLAECAERVFHTQVRIGQPLNLTGLTDYAQAPYYSTVVGLLHYGKESQMNEEAETEKQRSVGGMLKRLNGWLKREF; encoded by the coding sequence ATGACCAAGGCGACGGACAGAAAACTGGTTGTTGGATTAGAGATCGGGACCTTTAAAGTCTCTGCCCTTGTGGGAGAGGTACTTCCTGATGGAATGCTGAATATTATCGGTGTAGGCAGCAGCACATCACGCGGTATGGATAAAGGCGGCGTAAACGACCTTGAGTCTGTCGTAAAGTCCGTACAACGTGCGGTGGATCAGGCTGAACTGATGGCGGATTGTCAGATATCTTCTGTCTATCTGGCTCTATCAGGAAAGCATATTAGCTGCCAGAATGAAATGGGGATTGTCCCGATTTCTGATGAAGAAGTTTCGCAGGACGATGTGGATAATGTTATTCACACAGCGAAATCGGTAAAAACTAAGGAAGAGCACCGCATCCTGCATGTTATTCCTCAAGAGTATGCCATAGATTATCAGGAAGGGATTAAAAACCCAGTTGGGCTGTCCGGTGTACGGATGCAGGCCAAGGTTCACCTGATCACCTGCCATAACGATATGGCAAAGAATATTGTCAAAGCCGTAGAGCGCTGTGGCCTGAAAGTTGACCAGCTAATTTTTGCCGGTCTGGCTTCCAGCTATGCGGTATTGACCGAAGATGAACGCGAGTTGGGTGTGTGTGTGGTTGATATCGGTGGTGGCACCATGGATATCGCGGTCTACACCGGCGGTGCGCTGCGTCATACCAAAGTTATTCCGTATGCGGGTAACGTGGTCACCAGCGATATCGCTTACGCGTTTGGTACTCCGCCGACGGATGCCGAAGCCATTAAAGTGCGTTATGGCTGCGCGCTCGGTTCGTTGGTTAGCCGAGAAGAAACGGTGGAAGTGCCGAGCGTGGGTGGTCGTCCACCACGCAGCCTACAGCGCCAAACATTGGCCGAAGTGATTGAGCCTCGGTATTCCGAGTTGCTGAATTTGGTCAATGAAGAGTTGCAAGAGTTACAAGAACAGCTTCGGCAGCAAGGGGTTAAACACCACTTGGCGGCCGGTATTGTACTAACCGGCGGTGCAGCGCAGATGGAAGGGCTGGCTGAATGTGCAGAGCGTGTATTCCATACACAGGTCCGGATTGGACAGCCGTTAAACTTAACCGGTTTAACGGACTATGCACAGGCTCCTTATTACTCAACGGTAGTGGGATTGCTGCACTACGGCAAAGAATCACAAATGAATGAGGAAGCCGAGACTGAAAAACAACGCTCAGTCGGCGGCATGCTAAAGCGCCTCAATGGTTGGCTGAAACGGGAATTCTGA
- the murF gene encoding UDP-N-acetylmuramoyl-tripeptide--D-alanyl-D-alanine ligase — protein sequence MIALSLEQLAQVVGGKLLASAPEAQRAIGEVTTDTRKVTAGALFIALRGERFDAHDFAAQAQEQGAAALLVERELPLAVAQIVVADTRLALGQLGHWVRTQCRARVVAMTGSSGKTTVKEMTAAILAQRGNVLYTAGNFNNDIGVPLTLLRLTSEHDYAVMELGANHIGEIAYTTALVQPEAALVNNVMAAHLEGFGSLAGVRQAKGEIYQGLSETGTAIVNLDIDEHQSWQPALQGKTVRTWSMRQPADYTASDIRCARGLTTFTLHTPEGEQAIALPYPGLHNVSNALAAAALSLAVGASLSDVAAGLASLQPVKGRLYPLALTPSLLVWDDTYNANVGSMKAGIAVLAQHAGLRILIAGDMGELGDESAECHQAVGDAARDAGIDQVFTVGVLSQAISAPSQGQHFSDKAALLAVLLPYVAQQLQQDANITLLVKGSRSAAMEDVVRALQETFTC from the coding sequence ATGATTGCCCTGTCGTTAGAACAATTGGCGCAGGTTGTCGGCGGTAAGCTGCTGGCCAGCGCACCAGAGGCGCAGCGCGCTATCGGTGAGGTGACTACCGATACGCGTAAAGTGACGGCCGGTGCGCTGTTTATCGCCCTGCGCGGTGAGCGCTTTGATGCCCATGATTTTGCCGCGCAAGCGCAAGAGCAGGGCGCGGCGGCATTGCTGGTTGAACGCGAGTTACCGCTGGCGGTCGCACAAATTGTGGTGGCTGATACCCGCTTGGCGTTAGGTCAGCTAGGCCATTGGGTACGCACTCAGTGCCGAGCGCGCGTGGTTGCCATGACCGGTTCATCGGGCAAAACCACCGTAAAAGAGATGACGGCAGCGATTTTGGCGCAGCGCGGTAACGTGCTGTATACCGCGGGTAACTTTAATAACGATATCGGTGTGCCACTGACACTGCTGCGCCTGACCAGCGAGCATGATTATGCGGTGATGGAATTGGGCGCTAACCATATCGGTGAAATTGCCTACACCACGGCACTGGTGCAACCCGAGGCTGCGCTGGTGAATAACGTGATGGCGGCGCATCTGGAGGGCTTTGGCTCACTGGCGGGCGTGCGGCAGGCGAAAGGCGAGATTTACCAAGGCTTGAGCGAGACAGGAACCGCAATCGTCAATCTGGATATCGATGAGCATCAGAGCTGGCAACCGGCGTTGCAGGGTAAAACCGTGCGTACCTGGTCGATGCGCCAGCCGGCGGATTACACCGCCAGCGACATTCGCTGTGCGCGTGGGCTGACGACCTTTACCTTGCACACCCCTGAGGGTGAGCAGGCGATCGCGCTGCCTTATCCGGGGCTGCACAATGTGTCTAATGCGTTAGCCGCTGCGGCGCTGAGTCTTGCTGTAGGCGCATCATTATCTGACGTGGCCGCGGGGTTAGCCTCGCTTCAGCCGGTGAAAGGGCGTTTATACCCATTGGCGCTAACACCATCGCTGTTGGTCTGGGATGATACCTACAACGCCAATGTCGGTTCAATGAAGGCGGGGATTGCGGTATTAGCGCAGCATGCAGGGCTGCGGATTTTGATTGCCGGTGATATGGGCGAGCTCGGTGATGAGAGCGCCGAATGTCATCAGGCGGTCGGTGACGCGGCGCGTGATGCCGGTATCGATCAGGTCTTCACCGTCGGCGTTCTGAGCCAAGCGATCAGTGCACCAAGTCAAGGGCAGCATTTCAGTGATAAAGCCGCGTTGCTGGCGGTATTGCTGCCGTATGTCGCTCAACAATTACAACAAGATGCCAATATCACCCTATTGGTGAAAGGTTCGCGCAGCGCAGCTATGGAAGATGTCGTGCGGGCGCTGCAGGAGACGTTTACATGTTAG
- the murC gene encoding UDP-N-acetylmuramate--L-alanine ligase codes for MQTQKLAKLRTMVPEMRRVSRIHFVGIGGAGMGGIAEVLANEGYQISGSDLAENAVTERLRALGAEIFLQHAAQNVTDASVVVVSTAIKAENPEVMAAREARIPVIRRAEMLAELMRFRHGVAIAGTHGKTTTTALVSSIFAEAGRDPTFVNGGLVKATGTNARLGASRYLIAEADESDASFLHLQPMVAVVTNIEADHMDTYKGSFENLKQTFVDFLHNLPFYGLAVMCIDDPVVRELLPRIGRHVVTYGFSDDADVQICDYRQQGAQGHFVICRKGYAPLQVKLNMPGCHNALNAAAAIAVASEDGIEDLAIVRALESFQGTGRRFDCLGEFKVGDGDVMLVDDYGHHPSEVDVTIKAARAGWADRRLVMIFQPHRYTRTRDLYEDFASVLSQVDVLLMLDVYAAGENPIEGADSRALCRTIRARGQVDPIFVPEQSQLPTILSQVLKGGDLVLAQGAGDIGKVARQLAAMRLQPQQVQEDNHD; via the coding sequence ATACAGACTCAAAAATTGGCGAAATTGCGCACCATGGTGCCGGAGATGCGCCGGGTGAGCCGCATTCACTTTGTCGGCATTGGTGGCGCAGGCATGGGCGGTATTGCCGAAGTCTTGGCCAATGAAGGCTATCAAATTAGTGGCTCGGATCTGGCGGAAAATGCCGTGACCGAACGTCTGCGTGCGCTTGGCGCTGAGATTTTCCTGCAGCACGCCGCGCAGAACGTAACCGATGCCAGTGTGGTGGTTGTATCAACCGCCATCAAAGCGGAGAACCCTGAAGTGATGGCGGCGCGTGAAGCGCGCATTCCTGTGATCCGCCGCGCCGAGATGTTGGCCGAGCTGATGCGTTTTCGTCATGGCGTAGCCATTGCCGGTACTCACGGTAAAACTACCACGACCGCGCTGGTCTCCAGCATTTTTGCCGAAGCCGGTCGCGATCCGACCTTCGTCAATGGCGGTTTAGTGAAAGCCACCGGAACTAACGCGCGTTTAGGGGCGAGCCGTTACCTGATTGCGGAAGCGGATGAGAGCGATGCCTCTTTCTTGCATCTGCAGCCGATGGTGGCGGTGGTCACTAACATCGAAGCCGATCACATGGATACCTACAAAGGCAGCTTTGAGAATCTCAAGCAGACCTTTGTCGATTTCCTGCATAATTTGCCGTTTTACGGTCTGGCGGTGATGTGTATCGACGATCCGGTGGTACGTGAATTGCTGCCACGTATTGGACGTCATGTCGTGACCTATGGCTTCAGTGATGATGCGGATGTGCAAATTTGTGACTATCGTCAACAAGGCGCACAGGGTCATTTCGTTATCTGCCGTAAGGGTTATGCGCCGTTACAGGTTAAACTTAATATGCCGGGTTGTCATAACGCCCTGAATGCCGCCGCGGCGATTGCCGTTGCGAGCGAAGATGGCATCGAAGATCTGGCGATTGTTCGCGCACTTGAAAGTTTTCAGGGAACAGGCCGTCGTTTCGACTGTCTAGGTGAGTTCAAGGTTGGCGATGGTGATGTGATGCTGGTGGATGACTATGGTCACCATCCAAGCGAAGTGGATGTCACCATCAAAGCTGCCCGTGCCGGTTGGGCCGATCGCCGTCTGGTGATGATTTTCCAACCGCACCGCTACACGCGGACACGTGATTTGTACGAAGATTTTGCCAGTGTACTGTCACAGGTTGACGTATTACTGATGCTGGATGTCTATGCCGCCGGAGAAAATCCGATCGAAGGGGCTGACAGCCGCGCATTATGTCGTACAATCCGCGCGCGGGGTCAGGTTGATCCGATTTTTGTACCGGAACAATCACAGTTACCGACGATTTTAAGCCAGGTGCTCAAAGGCGGGGATCTGGTTTTGGCTCAGGGAGCCGGGGATATTGGCAAAGTGGCCCGTCAGTTAGCGGCCATGCGGTTACAGCCGCAACAAGTGCAAGAGGACAATCATGACTGA